One window of Hippoglossus stenolepis isolate QCI-W04-F060 chromosome 1, HSTE1.2, whole genome shotgun sequence genomic DNA carries:
- the LOC118111313 gene encoding protocadherin-20 gives MIDSRHHGLRKRGGLWGLCILLLYTSPLSCFANFSQAKQLIYKIKEGLPRGTFIGTIGVDLNLDFSVEPPFLFNLPQKKVSEQYVNLNNTTGELYTSATEIDRETLCPDNSGGRGCVLSLDVFVLPQQHFQLIKVKIVIEDVNDNRPKFPTDEICLSVPENTPINARYAVEQSAVDPDLGAHGVQTYWLVNDFGVFTLDVEENEGGELTPFLIVTEALDRETQAEYITDIIAEDGGTPPLLGAATLKIFITDVNDNCPQFTESHINVTLHGNTSKGAHLARLHAFDPDLGANAQISYAYSERVPRDTRSLFHLDRITGVIKLAGKIDTVTSTFYKLTVLANGPGCIPAVATVTVHIIKVVTGPPAVIPRYIAPEKDGVVAIKESEPVFSPIAFFTVKNIDMNQRVDCLLEGTGPFRLGPYQQFKNEYLLETTEPLDYEKIQEYELIVVAKNTEGLVIKTFLKVQVLDENDNAPVFQESMVEISVEENNAPNTFLTQLQASDQDSDNRGEVIYLLGGDTPGMFAIDRVTGVLTVTTSLDREEKEKYRFIVRAVDQGTPRRESIATVVVTVQDRNDNSPRFINKDFTFFVPENFPGYGEIGVLSVTDADAGENGWVALSILNGSDIFMIDTGRGALRAKTSMDREQQGTYTLWIEAVDGGEPALSCVTMVTVLLLDVNDNPPIVLFPQSNQSYMLVLPNTLPGTSITEVYAVDKDTGMNAVIAYSIVKRKGGEPGSFAIDPETGNITLKRELSNRGLYSLLVKVSDHGQPEPLYSTVMVNFFVNETVSNESYIQSLLTREADIEIEERPWYIGQMTEGPERYERFPCQPVLIVLSVACLGLLFSVVSLTAYICCKRFKKHRKKRSEVEIPLKMKNDSMQVVNRKFRQISNI, from the exons ATGATCGACAGCCGACACCACGGTCTTAGAAAAAGAGGAGGACTATGG GGATTGTGCATCCTCTTGCTTTACACCAGCCCTCTCTCCTGTTTTGCAAATTTCAGCCAAGCGAAACAGCTCATCTATAAGATAAAGGAGGGATTACCCAGAGGGACCTTCATAGGGACCATCGGAGTAGACTTAAATTTGGATTTTTCTGTTGAGCCCCCCTTTTTATTCAATCTCCCACAGAAGAAGGTCAGTGAACAGTATGTGAATCTAAATAATACCACTGGAGAGCTTTACACATCTGCCACAGAGATTGACAGGGAGACCCTCTGTCCTGATAACTCAGGGGGACGGGGATGTGTCCTGTCgctggatgtgtttgtgttgcctcaGCAGCACTTTCAGCTAATTAAAGTCAAGATCGTCATTGAGGATGTGAACGACAACAGGCCAAAGTTCCCCACAGATGAGATCTGCTTGTCTGTCCCCGAAAACACACCGATTAACGCTCGTTATGCAGTGGAGCAGTCTGCGGTGGACCCGGACCTGGGTGCTCACGGAGTGCAGACCTACTGGCTGGTTAACGACTTTGGCGTGTTCACACTGGACGTTGAGGAGAACGAGGGGGGGGAGCTGACACCTTTCCTCATTGTGACAGAAGCCttggacagagagacacaggctGAATACATCACGGATATCATCGCAGAGGATGGCGGGACCCCTCCTCTTCTCGGCGCTGCTACTTTAAAGATTTTCATCACAGATGTGAATGATAACTGCCCCCAATTCACAGAGTCGCATATTAATGTCACTCTGCATGGGAACACCAGCAAAGGGGCCCATTTGGCACGTTTGCATGCTTTTGACCCTGACCTTGGTGCTAATGCTCAGATCAGCTACGCTTACAGCGAACGTGTGCCAAGGGACACCAGGAGCTTGTTCCATTTGGACAGAATCACAGGGGTGATCAAGCTTGCAGGGAAAATAGACACTGTCACATCCACCTTTTACAAACTCACGGTTCTGGCTAATGGACCTGGCTGTATCCCTGCTGTTGCAACTGTGACTGTCCATATCATCAAAGTTGTGACCGGACCCCCTGCTGTCATACCCCGGTACATCGCACCAGAAAAGGATGGAGTGGTGGCAATAAAGGAGTCTGAGCCAGTGTTTTCTCCAATTGctttttttactgttaaaaaCATTGATATGAACCAAAGGGTGGACTGTCTTCTGGAAGGGACTGGTCCCTTCAGGCTGGGCCCCTACCAGCAGTTCAAAAACGAATACCTGCTGGAGACTACAGAGCCACTGGACTATGAAAAGATACAGGAGTATGAACTGATTGTGGTTGCTAAGAATACTGAAGGGCTTGTCATCAAGACTTTCCTCAAGGTGCAGGTTTTAGATGAGAACGATAACGCACCAGTGTTCCAGGAGTCTATGGTGGAAATatctgtggaggaaaacaatGCACCAAACACATTTCTAACACAACTCCAAGCCTCAGACCAGGACAGCGACAACCGAGGGGAGGTCATCTACCTCCTTGGAGGTGACACCCCTGGGATGTTTGCTATAGATCGTGTGACAGGTGTCCTGACCGTGACCACATCGCTGGAccgggaggagaaagagaaataccGGTTCATAGTGAGAGCAGTGGATCAGGGGACGCCCAGGAGGGAGTCCATTGCAACTGTTGTGGTGACGGTGCAAGATCGGAACGACAACAGTCCACGCTTCATCAATAAGGACTTTACTTTCTTTGTTCCAGAGAACTTCCCGGGCTACGGTGAGATCGGAGTTCTCTCTGTGACGGATGCTGATGCAGGAGAAAATGGCTGGGTGGCCCTTTCCATCCTGAATGGCAGTGACATCTTCATGATAGACACAGGGCGAGGAGCCCTGAGGGCCAAGACATCAATGGACCGTGAGCAACAAGGGACATACACATTGTGGATTGAGGCCGTTGATGGCGGAGAACCCGCACTTTCCTGTGTCACCATGGTGACCGTATTGTTGTTGGATGTAAATGACAACCCACCCATTGTCCTCTTTCCTCAGTCCAATCAGTCCTACATGCTAGTGCTCCCGAATACGTTACCAGGAACCTCGATCACAGAGGTGTATGCTGTGGATAAGGATACAGGCATGAACGCTGTGATCGCCTATAGTATCGTTAAGAGGAAAGGTGGCGAGCCAGGGTCCTTCGCCATTGACCCAGAAACCGGAAATATCACATTAAAGAGGGAACTCAGCAACCGGGGCCTCTACAGCCTTCTGGTGAAGGTCAGTGATCATGGTCAGCCTGAACCGCTTTACTCAACAGTAATGGTCAACTTCTTTGTCAATGAAACAGTGAGCAATGAGAGTTACATCCAGAGTCTGCTGACCAGAGAGGCTGACATAGAGATAGAGGAGAGGCCTTGGTACATTGGCCAGATGACAGAGGGGCCTGAACGGTATGAGCGGTTCCCCTGTCAGCCTGTCCTCATTGTTCTTTCAGTGGCCTGCCTGGGGCTACTCTTCTCAGTCGTCTCTCTGACAGCTTACATATGTTGCAAGAGGTTTAAAaagcacagaaagaaaagatcaGAAGTGGAAATACCTTTAAAAATGAAGAACGACTCCATGCAGGTTGTGAATAGAAAGTTCAGGCAAATCTCTAACATCTAA